Below is a window of Pseudodesulfovibrio sp. JC047 DNA.
TTCATTGAATCAGACGCGGTCAAGACCGCCGAGATGTTCGATGAACGGATCAAGGCCAAACGCAAGGCGCTTGGGTTAAGCGAGTAGGAAAAACTATGACGGGCAGGGAAGGGGAGGACATTTTCTTTCTCTGTCCTTTAATTCGTCTTTCCTCTGATACCGTGACGGGGTTCAAGTTTTTTTTAAGATGGTGTGTCTTCGGAGGTCGTTTCATGAAGATAGCTTTTGCCGGAAAAGGTGGGGTTGGCAAAACCTCCCTGGCAGCGTGGACAGCGGATTGGTTGGCCCGAAACGGAAAGAACGTGTGGTTGGTGGACGCGGATACCGCGCTGTCGTTGGGACAGGCTTCCGGACTGTCTCCTGACCAGTTGCCTCAACCGCTTATTCAGCGAAAAGATTTGGTGCGTGAACGTATCCACGCCGGGGGATTTTTGAATCTGAATCCGGAGGTGGGCGATTTGCCGGACGAGCTGGCCGTTGACGTGCCGCTCGGAGGCGATCCCGCGCCGGGGGTAACGCCTGGTCACAAACGGTTGCTGGTCATGGGAGCGGTGACCAATGCGGGCGGCGGGTGCGCGTGTGATGCCAATGCTCTCTTGAAGGCGGTGCTGGCACATATTGTCATGGACCGGGATGAATGGGTGCTGGTCGATTTGGAGGCCGGGGTGGAACATCTGGGTCGAGGGACCGCCACCCATGTGGACGGGCTGGTGATCGTGTCGGAACCATCCATGCGCAGCTTGCAGACCGGCGCGGTCGTGGGGCGCATGGCCGCCGATCTTGGCCTGACCAATCAGGCATTGGTGGTCAATCGCTATGTCGGAGGTGAAATTCCCGTTCTGGATGGTCTTCCCGAATGGTCGCTTTCCATTCCCGCTCTTTCCGGTTTGCAGGATCGACAGATGATGAACGCTTCGGTCCTGAATCTTCCAGAAAGGGACATGGTGGACGCAACGGTTGCCCGATTATTGGATTCATTGGCTGAATCACCTGTTTTCATGGACGCTGGATAGGACGCTGTCCATTGTCTTCCCCTCAAAGGAAAGGGCCTGCGATCATGTGATCGCAGGCCCGTGTTGTTCAATGAAACGGCAGGGAATCATTCGCGAGAACCATTTGTCCCTGCGGCGATGTCGTTGATTTCATGCAGCGCCTTGCCGCGTGCTTGTGCCAGCTTCTTCCATTTGCGTTTTTCCTTTTTCAAGGCTTCGATGGTGTGCAACAGGTTTTGGACCGTGTGGGCCGGATACCCGTGTGTCCCACGGTTTCCCCTGCGCAGTTCCTCGTCGTTGCTTTGACGGATCGCAATCAGTTGATTGGCATCAAGAATCATCGACGTGCCCTATGAACGCTGTTTAGGCGGTTTCGCAAAAGGTTTGCTGGGAATACTCAAGACGGTCCTTGTACTCTTCCTGCTTCCCTTTGTTCCACCGATTGACGGGGCGGTAATAGCCGACCACCCGGGTGTAGACTTCGGTTTCCTTGTTGCAGGTCGGGCACTGGAAGTGCTCGCCGTAGATGTATCCGTGATCTTCGCAGACCGAAAAGGTCGGCGTGACGGAAATGTACGGAATTTTGGTCTTGGTCATGGCCTTGATGAGGAAGTTTTTGACGCTTTCTTCATCCGGAGCAGCTTCACCCAGGAAGGTGTGGAACACGGTCCCGCCGTTATACAACGTCTGCAACTTGTCTTGGTGTTCCAAGGCAAAGAAGACGTCCGAACTGGAGCCGACAGGCAGCAGCGTGGAGTTGGTATAATATGGCGTCTTGTCGCCCGAAGTGTAGATGTCGGAATACAATTCCTTGTCGATCTTGGCCAGACGATAGCAGGTGCCTTCGCCCGGTGTGGCTTCAAGGTTGTACAGGTTGCCGGTTCCTTCCTGGAATTCGACGACCAGTTTGCGCAACAGGTTGAGCGTGCGCTGCATCAGGTTTGAGCCGGATTCGGTATTCACCCCTTTGCCGAGCAGGTTCATGCATGCTTCATGACCACCGATGAGACCGATGGTGGAGAAGTGCCCCTTAAAGCCGTTTTTCAAGTACCGGCGGGAGAATGGGAACATCCCGGCGTTCAGGTTCTTTTCAACGACTTTGCGTTTGAATTCCAGCGATTCACTGGCCAGATGCGCATATTCGGTCACAAGATCGAGGAAGTCTTCTTCGTTGTGCGCCAAATACGCGAGTTTGGACAGGTTCAGTGTGACCACGCCGATGGAGCCGGTCAGGTCGCCTGCACCGAACAGACCGCCGGTCTTTTTGCGAATTTCCCGCAGGTCCATCTGGAGACGGCAGCACATGGAACGGACATCTTCCGGGTTGAGATCGGAATTGATGAAGTTCTGGAAGTATGGTGCGCCGTACTTGGCAGTCATCTTGAGCAGCAGCTTGCCTTCATCGGATTCCCAGGGGAAATCCTTGGTCACGTTGTACGTGGGGATGGGGAAGGAGAAGATGCGGCCATCGGCATCGCCCTCGATCATGACTTCCAGGAACGCCCGGTTGATCATGGCCATTTCCTCGGCGTATTCGCCATAGGTGGAATCCTGCAACTTGCCGCCGATGATGATGGCTTCCTTGGCAATGTGAGACGGTGGCACGAAATCGAAGGTGAAGTTGGTGAACGGGCTTTGACCGCCCCAGCGGGACGTGGCGTTCAGGTTGTGCAGCAGCTTTTGAATCTGCTGTTTGACGGTTTCGTAGCTCAGACCGTCGTACCGAATGAAAGGTGCGAGATAGGTGTCCACATTGTTGAACGCCTGTGCTCCGGCCCATTCGTTTTGCAGCGTGCCGAGGAAGTTGACGATCTGGCCGCAGGCCGAGTCAAAATGCTTGGCCGGGGTGGATGAGCAGCGATCCCGCAGGTTGAATCCTTCCAGCAACAGGTCCCGCAGGCTCCAACCAGAGCAATATCCGGCCAGTCCAAAGGATAAGTCATGGATGTGGAAATAGCCGTGGGTGTGGGCCATGCGGACTTCTTCGGGATACTTTTCCAACATGTATCGGGCCTGCACCGCGCCAGCCATGTGCAGAATGAGCCCCTGATAGGAGTGGACCATATTGGAGTTTTCGCTCACGCGCCAATCCACGTTGTCCAGATAGCTTTCAGTCACGCCGGAAATGTCGAGATAGGCGTCGTTTTGTGTGCGCAGTTCTCTGCGTTTTTCTCTGTATATGATGTAGCGTTCAGCGACCTTGTACAACCGGGCTTCCATGAGCACCTGTTGGACCATGTCCTGCACTTGTTCCTGTTCGGGAACGTCAACACCGTCGAGTCTTTTTTCAACTTTTTTGGCCAGTCTATTTGCGAGCAGTGGGTCTTTGATACCACTCCCCTTGAGGGCCTTGAAAATGGCTTCGCCGATGCGTTTGGTTGACCAGGTCTCGATACAACCGTCACGTTTTTGAATCTGAATTGGCATAAATTTCCTGTGGCAAACAGTCTCATGCGGAAGGGAGCAACACCGGGATGATTCGGCGTCGCGTTGTTTGCCCTGTTGCCGGTATGATTGACGCGGCAGGACCGCAGAGAATCAGGCAACTGTTATCTGGTATGAACTTTCGTGTCCGTGTACGGATTCCGCGGACCGTCACCGACAGAAACGCTTCAGGTAGGTCTTCTGGCTTTCCTCAAACATTCCGCCTTCCCACATGACAGCAGTGGCTTTCTGGAATGATATTCAAAGAGGATTACAGCGGCGGGACCGCTCCGGTTTTACACCGGATTCCCTGTTATGGCCTGTGGCCACCTGAAGGACATCGTGATCTGGAGAACCTATCTGAAGGTTGCGGCGAGCGCAAGAAGGAAGGCGCAAATTTGCGAGGTCGAAACACGATTTGTGTCGTCAATTTTGCCTGTATGCGAGTGATGACAGGGAGGCACGGAAAACTGTTTTTTTTGTGGGTGGAAGTGTGTCTGGTCTCTTCCAGAGGCGAAAAGACTTTCGTTTTGTTGATTCATATTCGGGGAAAATGATTTTCATCCGCTTTTTGTCGGGAAATTATCTTTTCGCCAAGCGGAACGGTTGACTCCCTTCGAGATATTGGTCATAGAGCACGCCGCTTGAAAGTTTGCAGAGTTATGGACGCCTTCTTGACGTTCCGGTTTTCAGTCCTTCGTCGTGTTTTTCATAATGTAATGCCTCCATTTCAGCAGACGGCCTGACCAGGCTCGTCACCCTTGTCTGCACCGGGATATGCCCGGTGTGTGCCCATTGCTGTTGCCGCTGTATGCGGACGATACTCTCTCAACCGATGAAAGGATTTTTTGTGGAAACACCTTCTCTCTCTGTGGCCGGCACCGATGGCAGTGTTCAGGCCGATATTTTTTCCGGGCTGACCGTTGCTCTGGCCCTTGTCCCCGAAGCCGTGGCCTTTTCGTTTGTCGCGGGCATTTCTCCCATAATCGGCCTGTATGGCGCGTTCATGATGTGTCTTATTACCGCTGTGTTGGGTGGCCGTCCCGGGATGATCTCCGGTGCCACGGGAGCCATGGCGGTCGTCATGGTCAACTTGGTGCTTGAAGGAAATGCGCTTGGGGGTCCTGGTTCCCATGCCGGTCTGAACTATCTGTTTTGTACGCTGCTGCTTGTCGGTGTTTTCCAAGTCCTTGCCGGTGTCTTTCACCTCGGCAAATTCATCCGCATGGTGCCCCGGTCTGTGATGATGGGGTTTGTCAACGGGCTGGCCATTGTCATTTTTCTGTCCCAATTGAAAATGTTTCAGTCCGGTGGCGCATGGTTGCAGGGACCGTCTTTGTGGACCATGGCCGGTTTAGTCGTCCTGACCATGGCGATTCTGACCGTTGTGCCCAAAGTGTCCGCAAAGGCTCCGGGTGCGCTTATCGCCATCATTGCCGTGTCCCTATTGGTTGTTTTTACTCAGATAGACACTCAGACGGTGCTGTCTTTCATTCAATCCAACGGTGGAACCGGCATCAAGGCCGGACTCCCTTCGTTTGCCATTCCGAGCGTGCCGTTCACCATGGAAACCGTGGTGTTTATCACGCCATACGCACTCATTCTGGCCGCTATCGGATTGATCGAATCCCTGATGACCTTGTCGCTTATCGATGAATTGACGGAAACACGCGGCTCCGGCAATCGGGAGTGCATGGCTCAGGGAATCGCCAACTTCGTCAACGGACTTTTTGGCGGCATGGGCGGATGTGCCATGATCGGGCAGAGTATGATTAATGTGACATCCGGCGGCAGAGGCCGTTTGTCCGGCATTGTTGCGGCCGGGGCCTTGCTGTTTTTCATTCTGTTCACATCGCAGTATATTGAACAGATCCCCATCGCTGCACTGGTCGGTGTCATGTTCATCGTGGTCATCAAGACCTTTGCCTGGAGCACATTCAATATCATGAATAAAATTCCCAAATGGGATGTGTTGGTTATCGTGTTGGTGACCGTGTTGACGGTGCGATATGATCTGGCCGTTGCCGTGCTGTGTGGCGTGGTCGTTTCAGCGTTGACCTTTGCCTGGAAAAATGCCGCTCGAATTCGCGTTGAATCCAAAGTGGATACACATGGAATTAAGCATTACACCATTCATGGACCACTGTTTTTTGCTTCCACTTCGCTTTTCCTCCGGCAGTTTTCGGTGCAGGACGATCCCGAAGAGGTCATCATTGATTTTCAGGAATCCAGAATCATGGATCAATCTGCCATTGAGGCGATCAATACGGTTGCCGAGAAATATCATCGCGTGGGGAAATCCATTCACCTTTGGCATTTGAGTACGGATTGTGTCCGGCTCGTCAAACGGGCTCAGAAAATCTGTGTCGTGAATGTGCTGGCCGATCCCGATTATTTTGTGGGCATCGATAACTATCGATTGTACAAGGAACATTTGGAATTCGAATCGTTGTGATGCTGCTGTTTTTTTGTTGTAAAAAAAGCCCGGAAAATTCAATTTTCCGGGCTTTTTCAGAGGCGGTTATTGACAACCGAGACGTGCGCTTCCGTGAACGGCCTTATCCCAGACGTCGGGCGAATTCCGATACGATGATCGCCCCGGCCTGTGCCACATTCAGCGAGTCGAATTGTCGCAAAAACGGGACATGCAGGCTGTGATGACAGTATTTGGACACCCCTGGGCGTATGC
It encodes the following:
- a CDS encoding ArsA-related P-loop ATPase; protein product: MKIAFAGKGGVGKTSLAAWTADWLARNGKNVWLVDADTALSLGQASGLSPDQLPQPLIQRKDLVRERIHAGGFLNLNPEVGDLPDELAVDVPLGGDPAPGVTPGHKRLLVMGAVTNAGGGCACDANALLKAVLAHIVMDRDEWVLVDLEAGVEHLGRGTATHVDGLVIVSEPSMRSLQTGAVVGRMAADLGLTNQALVVNRYVGGEIPVLDGLPEWSLSIPALSGLQDRQMMNASVLNLPERDMVDATVARLLDSLAESPVFMDAG
- a CDS encoding ribonucleoside triphosphate reductase — translated: MPIQIQKRDGCIETWSTKRIGEAIFKALKGSGIKDPLLANRLAKKVEKRLDGVDVPEQEQVQDMVQQVLMEARLYKVAERYIIYREKRRELRTQNDAYLDISGVTESYLDNVDWRVSENSNMVHSYQGLILHMAGAVQARYMLEKYPEEVRMAHTHGYFHIHDLSFGLAGYCSGWSLRDLLLEGFNLRDRCSSTPAKHFDSACGQIVNFLGTLQNEWAGAQAFNNVDTYLAPFIRYDGLSYETVKQQIQKLLHNLNATSRWGGQSPFTNFTFDFVPPSHIAKEAIIIGGKLQDSTYGEYAEEMAMINRAFLEVMIEGDADGRIFSFPIPTYNVTKDFPWESDEGKLLLKMTAKYGAPYFQNFINSDLNPEDVRSMCCRLQMDLREIRKKTGGLFGAGDLTGSIGVVTLNLSKLAYLAHNEEDFLDLVTEYAHLASESLEFKRKVVEKNLNAGMFPFSRRYLKNGFKGHFSTIGLIGGHEACMNLLGKGVNTESGSNLMQRTLNLLRKLVVEFQEGTGNLYNLEATPGEGTCYRLAKIDKELYSDIYTSGDKTPYYTNSTLLPVGSSSDVFFALEHQDKLQTLYNGGTVFHTFLGEAAPDEESVKNFLIKAMTKTKIPYISVTPTFSVCEDHGYIYGEHFQCPTCNKETEVYTRVVGYYRPVNRWNKGKQEEYKDRLEYSQQTFCETA
- a CDS encoding SulP family inorganic anion transporter, which produces METPSLSVAGTDGSVQADIFSGLTVALALVPEAVAFSFVAGISPIIGLYGAFMMCLITAVLGGRPGMISGATGAMAVVMVNLVLEGNALGGPGSHAGLNYLFCTLLLVGVFQVLAGVFHLGKFIRMVPRSVMMGFVNGLAIVIFLSQLKMFQSGGAWLQGPSLWTMAGLVVLTMAILTVVPKVSAKAPGALIAIIAVSLLVVFTQIDTQTVLSFIQSNGGTGIKAGLPSFAIPSVPFTMETVVFITPYALILAAIGLIESLMTLSLIDELTETRGSGNRECMAQGIANFVNGLFGGMGGCAMIGQSMINVTSGGRGRLSGIVAAGALLFFILFTSQYIEQIPIAALVGVMFIVVIKTFAWSTFNIMNKIPKWDVLVIVLVTVLTVRYDLAVAVLCGVVVSALTFAWKNAARIRVESKVDTHGIKHYTIHGPLFFASTSLFLRQFSVQDDPEEVIIDFQESRIMDQSAIEAINTVAEKYHRVGKSIHLWHLSTDCVRLVKRAQKICVVNVLADPDYFVGIDNYRLYKEHLEFESL